In Notamacropus eugenii isolate mMacEug1 chromosome 1, mMacEug1.pri_v2, whole genome shotgun sequence, one genomic interval encodes:
- the LOC140508364 gene encoding mucin-16-like, translating into MTCRSMTRVAVVCHCWQDPTTPFLIREKFSCELNYQTYGTTRLGVYILKNDILYLNAGVNSLQPLPFNFIRTSLSYQDHMDHPGSAYLCSIKRTLQQLLNPFSSGSTLTSLRPMTCRSMTRVAVVCHCWQDPTTPFLIREKFSCELNYQTYGTTRLGVYILKNDILYLNGELPN; encoded by the exons atgacgtgtagatccatgactagagtggctgttgtatgccactgctggcaagatcctaccacaccctttctgatcagagagaagttttcctgcgagctgaactaccagacctatggcaccaccaggctgggcgtgtatattctgaagaatgacatcctctacctaaatg ctggtgtaaacagcctgcagcctttaccattcaacttcatcaggaccagcttgtcctaccaagaccacatggatcaccctggttctgcctatttgtgttccatcaaaaggaccttgcagcagctg ctgaatcccttctcctcgggaagcacactaacttcactgag accaatgacgtgtagatccatgactagagtggctgttgtatgccactgctggcaagatcctaccacaccctttctgatcagagagaagttttcctgcgagctgaactaccagacctatggcaccaccaggctgggcgtgtatattctgaagaatgacatcctctacctaaatggtgagctacctaactga